TCTTCGCGGCGGCCGTCCTGGCCCGCGAGGCCGGACTCATCGACCTGCACGCCGGCTGGGCGAAGATCGGCATCGTGCCGCTCCTGGAGACGACGGACGAGCTGCGCGCCGCCGACGTCATCCTCGACGAGATGCTCGCCGACCCGTCGTACCGCCGCCTGGTGGCGCTCCGCGGCGACGTCCAGGAAGTCATGCTCGGCTACTCGGACTCCTCCAAGTTCGGCGGCATCACCACCTCGCAGTGGGAGATCCACCGCGCCCAGCGGAGGCTGCGTGACGTCGCGCACCGCTACGGGGTGCGCCTGCGCCTCTTCCACGGCCGCGGCGGCACCGTCGGCCGTGGCGGCGGCCCCTCGCACGACGCGATCCTCGCGCAGCCGTGGGGCACCCTTGAGGGCGAGATCAAGGTGACCGAGCAGGGCGAGGTCATCTCCGACAAGTACCTGGTGCCGTCACTGGCCCGCGAGAACCTGGAACTGACCGTCGCGGCCACGCTGCAGGCCTCCGCCCTGCACACGGCGCCGCGCCAGTCCGACGAGGCCCTCGCCCGCTGGGACGCCGCCATGGACGTGGTGAGCGACGCGGCCCACACCGCCTACCGCAAGCTCGTCGAGGACCCGGACCTGCCCTCGTACTTCCTCGCGTCGACGCCGGTGGACCAGCTCGCCGACCTGCACCTGGGCTCGCGTCCCTCGCGCCGCCCCGGCTCGGGCGTCTCGCTCGACGGCCTGCGCGCCATCCCGTGGGTCTTCGGCTGGACCCAGTCGCGGCAGATCGTGCCGGGCTGGTTCGGCGTCGGCTCGGGCCTCAAGGCGCTGCGCGAGGCCGGTCTGGACACCGTGCTCGGCGAGATGCAGGAGCACTGGCACTTCTTCCGGAACTTCCTCTCGAACGTCGAGATGACCCTGGCCAAGACGGACCTGCGGATCGCCCGTCACTACGTGGACACGCTCGTCCCCGACGAGCTGAAGCACGTCTTCGACGTCATCGAGGCCGAGCACGCGCTGACCGTGCAGGAAGTCCTGCGGGTCACCGGCGGCCAGGAACTGCTCGACTCCCACCCGGAGCTCCAGCAGACCTTCGGCATCCGTGACGCCTACCTGGACCCGATCTCCTACCTCCAGGTCGCGCTGCTCAAGCGGCAGCGGGACGCGGCGGCCGCGGGCGAGGAGCCGGACCCGCTGCTGGGCCGAGCCCTTCTCCTCACGGTCAACGGAGTGGCGGCGGGCCTGCGCAACACCGGCTGATTTTCCCTGGCGGGGGCGCCCCGCTCTGCGGGGCGCCCCCGCCTTCGGCCCTGCTTTCGCCTGGCCGGGGTCCGGCCGGCTGCGCCAGAGCTGCGCCAGAGCTGCGCTAGAGCGCCAGCGTCGCGAATGACGCGGTGAGCAGGGCCCCGCCCGCCAAGGCCAGCGCCCACGCCACACGCTGGAGGCGCAGGCCCCCCGCCACCACCACCGAGGCCAGCAGCAGCGCGCCGCCCAGCGGGAGCCAGGCGTGGAGCAGACCGGCGGTGCCCGTGCGGACGACCTCGTCCGTGCCCGGCTTCACCGCCACCGGGATGCTCGCGCCCTCCGACTCCGCGATCGAGCGGTCGATCACGACCTCCGCCCGTGGCTGGAAACCGGCGGTCGAGGGCACGTACGTACCGACGCAGTCGTCGGAGGAGCAGCCCGTCACCCGCATCGTGCCCCGCTCACGCTCACCGGTGAGCATCACGTGCTGTGCCGTGCCCCAGGACGCCCAGACCCCCGCGACGAGCAACAGCGCCGCAAGCCCGCCCATCGCCGTCCGGCGTACGAGAAGCAGCGCATTCATGGCGGCGATCCTTGGCCATGAGCATGCGCTCAGTCAACAGTTCTCGGTCAACACTTCTGAGCCACCGCTCAAGAGTTGTACGAACTCTGCGCCCGCTCAAGACCCTCGATCACCAACGCCTCCGCCGCATCCGCCGCCCGGTCCACGAAGTAGCCCAGCTCCTTGCGCTCCGCCGACGCGAAGTCCTTCAGCACGAAATCCGCCACCTGCATCCGCCCCGGCGGACGCCCGATCCCGAACCGCACACGGTGGTAGTCGGAACCCATCGCCTTCGTCATCGACTTCAGACCGTTGTGGCCGTTGTCCCCGCCGCCCAGCTTCAGCCGCAGCGTGCCGTAGTCGATGTCCAGCTCGTCATGGACCGCGACGATGTTCGCCGTCGGCACCTTGTAGAAGTCGCGCAGCGCCGTCACCGGGCCACCCGACACGTTCATGTACGACATCGGCTTCGCCAGCACCACACGGCGGCTCGCCGGCCCCGCAGGACCGATCCGGCCCTCAAGGACCTGCGCCTGCGCACGCCCGCTCCGCTTGAACGAGCCACCGATCCGCTCCGCGAGAAGATCGGCCACCATGAAGCCCACGTTGTGCCGGTTCATGGCATACCCGGGGCCTGGATTGCCCAGACCCACGATCAGCCAGGGCGCACCGGGATCCGTCGTCATCTGCATGTCTCCTTCATAGCCCAACCGCCGCCCCGCGCACGAAGCGCGGAGCGGCGGTTGGCAGAGTCGAGCTCAGTCGAGTCCGGTCGAACGCGGGGAGGCTCAGGCCTCGGCGCCCTCGCCCTCGCCCTCGGTCTCCTCGGCGGCCTCCTCGGCCTGCGCGGCCAGAACCTGGAGAACGACGACGTCGTCCTCGACGTTCAGGGTCGTGCCGGAGGGCAGCGGGATGTCCTTGGCGAGGATGGTCGCACCGGCCTCGAGACCGGCGATGGAGACGGTGACCGACTCCGGGATGTGCGTGGCCTCGGCCTCGACGGGCAGCGCGTTCAGCACGTGCTCGAGGAGGTTGCCGCCCGGGGCGAGCTCGCCCTCGGTGTGCACGAAGACGTCGACGGTGACCTTCTCGCCCTGACGGACGAGCAGCAGGTCGACGTGCTTGAGGAAGCCCTTGATGGCGTCACGCTGGACGGCCTTCGGGATCGCCAGGTGCTTCTTGCCGTCGATGTCCAGGGCAAGGAGGACGTTGGACGTACGGAGCGCGAGGTGCAGCTCGTGGCCCGGAAGCGTGATGTGGACGGGGTCGGCGCCGTGGCCGTAGACAACGGCCGGAACCTTGGACTCGCGGCGGATACGGCGGGCAGCGCCCTTGCCGAACTCGGTACGGGCCTCTGCGGCGAGCTTGACCTCGGACATGTGCACTCCTCGTAAGTCAGGTATGTCGGATGGGGGCGGTTACCCGGCCATACGACTTACTGGCCTGCTACGAAGAGCGCGTCGATAACGGACCGCCGTACTGCAATGAGTACGGCCTCCCTCGCCGAGCAACTCCGTGAGTCTACCCGGCGGGGAGGCCGCCCCAGAAATCGATCTTCAGCAAGCCCGTGAGGACCGGCCGGCGATGGCTACGCCTGCTCGTCGAAGAGGCTCGTCACCGAACCGTCCTCGAAGACCTCACGCACCGCGTTCGCGATGGTCGGCGCGATCGAAAGCACCGTGATCTTGTCGAGCTCCAGGTCACCCGGGTCGGGCAGCGTGTCCGTGAACACGAACTCGCTCACCTTGGAGTTCTTCAGACGGTCCGCGGCCGGACCGGACAGCACACCGTGCGTCGCCGTCACGATGACGTCCTCCGCACCGTGCGCGAACAGCGCGTCGGCGGCGGCGCAGATCGTGCCACCCGTGTCGATCATGTCGTCCACCAGGACGCAGACGCGGCCCTTCACGTCACCCACGACCTCGTGGACGCTGACCTGATTGGCGACGTCCTTGTCGCGGCGCTTGTGCACGATGGCCAGCGGGGCGCCCAGACGGTCGCACCAGCGGTCGGCGACGCGCACGCGACCCGCGTCGGGGGAGACCACGGTCAGCTTCGAACGGTCGACCTTCGCGCCCACGTAGTCCGCCAGGATCGGCAGCGCGAAGAGGTGGTCGACCGGGCCGTCGAAGAAGCCCTGAATCTGGTCCGTGTGCAGGTCGACCGTCAGGATGCGGTCCGCGCCCGCCGTCTTCATCAGGTCCGCCACCATGCGGGCCGAGATCGGCTCACGACCGCGGTGCTTCTTGTCCTGGCGCGCGTAGCCGTAGAACGGCACGATCACGGTGATGGAGCGGGCCGACGCGCGCTTCAGCGCGTCGATCATGATCAACTGCTCCATGATCCACTTGTTGATCGGAGCCGTGTGGCTCTGGATCAAGAAGCAGTCCGCGCCACGAGCCGACTCCTGATACCGCACATAGATCTCACCATTGGCGAAATCGAAAGCCTTCGTCGGCACGATGCCGACACCCAGCTTGTGTGCGACCTCCTCGGCCAACTCGGGGTGGGCGCGGCCGGAGAAGAGCATCAACTTCTTCTCGCCGGTCGTCTTGATCCCGGTCACAGCACTAGTCTCCTCAGACGAGTTCTTCCCGCTGCCGTCCTCGCACGCCACGGAGAATTCACAGTCCCGTTGCGCTGAGTCGGCCGAAATGGTGTGCACCTATCACGGTACGCCGTGTCCGACGCACCTGTTTCCGGTCAGCTTCCGCTTGCCGAATTCCTGGACTCCCCGGACGCCGCCTCCGCCGCCCGCGCAGCCGCACTCCCCGGACGCTTGCGCGCCACCCAACCCTCGATATTCCGCTGCTGCCCACGGGCCACGGCCAGCGAACCCGCCGGCACATCCTTCGTGATGACCGAACCCGCCGCCGTATAAGCACCGTCCCCAACAGTGACAGGAGCCACAAACATGTTGTCCGAACCCGTCTTGCAGTGAGACCCCACCGTCGTGTGGTGCTTCGCCTCACCGTCGTAATTCACGAACACGCTCGCAGCACCGATGTTGCTGAAATCACCGATCGTCGCGTCACCCACGTACGAAAGATGCGGCACCTTCGTGCCCTCACCGATCGTCGCGTTCTTCATCTCCACATACGTACCGGCCTTGGCCTTCACACCCAGCCGGGTCCCCGGCCTCAGATACGCGTACGGACCTACGCTCGCCTGCTCCCCGACCTCCGAGTCGTACGCGACGGTGTTGTCCACCCGGGCGCCCGCACCGACCCTCGTGTTCGTCAAGCGGGTGTTGGGCCCGACCTCGGCGCCCTCACCGAGATGCGTGGCGCCGTGGAGCTGCGTACCCGGATGCACCAGCGCGTCCTGCTCGTACGTCACCGTCGCGTCGATCCACGTCGAGGCGGGATCCACGACGGTCACACCGGCCAGCATCGCCTCCGTGAGGAGACGGTCGTTCAAGGTGCGCCGGGCCTCCGCCAGTTGCACACGGTTGTTGATCCCCGCGATCTCCTCGTGATCACCCGCCACCGCGGCACCCACACGATGCCCCGCTTCCCGCAGGATCCCCAGAACATCGGTCAGGTACTCCTCACCCTGACTGTTGTCCGTCCGCACCTTGCCCAGCGCCTTCGCAAGCAACTGCCCATCGAACGCGAACACACCGGAGTTGATCTCACGGATCAGACGCTGCGTCTCCGTCGCGTCCTTGTGCTCCACGATGCCGGTCACCGCACCGCTCTCACCGTCCCGCACGATCCGGCCGTAACCGGTCGCGTCCGGAACCTCGGCGGTCAGCACCGTCACGGCATTGCCGTCGCCCGTGTGCGTCGCGGCCAGCTTCTGCAGGGTCGCGCCGGTCAGCAGCGGGGTGTCGCCGCAGACGACGATGACGGTGCCGTCCACCGCGCCACCGAGCTCGTCCAGACCGATGCGGACCGCGTGGCCTGTGCCCTTCTGCTCGCTCTGGTAGGCGGTGCGCACGTCCGGGGCGATCGACCCCAGATGCGCCACGACCTTCTCGCGGGCGAAGCCGACGACGGTGACGAGCCGCTCCGGACTCAGCGCGTACGCGGCTTCGAGCACGTGCCCGATGAGGGACCGCCCACAGATCTCATGCAGGACCTTGGGGGTGGCCGACTTCATACGGGTGCCCTCACCCGCTGCGAGGACGACGACGGCTGCCGGGCTGTTGGCGCTCACGGGGGTGCCCTTCGGCTTCGGATGTGCGGGGAGTGGACATCCGCAGGATACCGGGGCGTTGTGGGGCGTAAATGAGGGCGGGTCCTGACCTTGCGGTCAGGACCCGAACAGAGGGCTTGTGAGCCGTGGCTCCCCCGCAAGGATTCGAACCTTGTCCTACTAGTACCAAAAACTAGTGTGCTGCCAGTTACACCACGGGGGACAGCCCCTCAGACCTTACCCGAGCTGAGTCGCGGCGTCAGTCACGATCCCCGTCCACCACCCCTCGATCCGGCAGTACAAATCGGCACCTTGCCGGACTCTGATGACAAGGCAACCTCGGTAGTCATCCCCGGTGTTCTTCCGGACGGTCTTGGGGTTGTGCTTCTTCAGCGTGGTCCGCTGGAAGGTCGAAACGTCGACACCTACCAGGGCGGCCCAGTACGCCTCCGCGGTTGCCACGTCGGCGGACTCGTGGATCATGACGCGATAGTTCAAACGTTCCGGCGCGATCCCAAGCAGATCGAGCCAGGCGAGGTAGACGCGGATCACATCGGGGTCGCTGTTGATGAAGGCGACAGTCTCGCGGCGGGCGTAGGGCTTGCTCTTCTGCCCTTCCGCCCAGTAGAGGCCGACCCCCAGGATGAACAGCTCGCGATCGCTTAGCTCGCCGATCTCCGCATTGGCCGCGAGCTTCGTGATCCTTCGCTCCTCGTCTTGCGCGGTCCGGAGCTTCGTGAGCCCTTCTCGCATGAGTGCCTGCTGCTCTTCCGGCGTGTAGCGAGGCTTCGGCTTCGGGAGGTCCCGCACCCACAGCGAGACCGAACTCTTCGAGCAGCCCAGCTCGGCCTTGATCTCGTTGTACGTCCGGCCTTGGCGGCGCAGCTCGCGCGCTTGCTCCCGTAGCTCGTCCTTCGCCCTCGGGCGCTTGGTCCACTCGGCAGGAGGTTCGCCCTGCACGAGGCGGCTCAGGGTCTCCTTGTTGTGCACCCCGAGTTCTTCGGAGATTTGCCGCAGGCTGCGTCCTGCGCGCCGCAGCGCGATCGCCCGCTCCCGCAGTCCCTCGAAGTCGGCGTACTTCCCCCGGTGATCCGTGATCTCTGTCATGCGACGACCCTCGTCCGGAATGCGGACGTCCGGCCGGAAGTGGCGAGTGGTTCAACAGTTCGAGGGATTTCTGGCCGTTTCGTTTCGCATCGAACAGCGCGTGCGTTCGATCACCGAGCCGGAAACTCGCCGGAAAAGGAGGGCTTGTCGCCCGTAGGCTGGAAGGCATGACCACGACGGGGGAGAACCAAACCAAGGCCCTGACCGGGCCGTGGTGGTGGGAGCGGCGGCGTAGTGCCGTGCTGGATGTGGGGCTCGCGCTGGCGTCGGCGGCGGAGTGCGGGGCCGAGGGGATCACGTTCGCGCGGGACACGGGGATTCCCACGGGGGTGGGGATCGCGTTCGGGGTCCTGGCGGGGGCCTCGTTGGTGTTGCGGCGTCGGTGGCCGATCGCGGTGGTGCTGATTTCGATCGCGATCACGCCGGCCCAGATGGGGATCCTCCTGACCGTGGTCGGGCTGTACACGCTTGCCGCGTCGGAGCTGCCGCGGCGGATCATCGGGTCGCTGGCCGGGATGTCGCTGCTGGGGACGCTCATCGTGACGTTGGTGCGGACGCGGCAGGACATGGAGAGCGGGGATCTCGGGTTCGCGGAGGGGTTCATACCGTTCATCGCGATCACGACGTCGATCGGTCTTACCGCGCCGCCGATTCTGCTCGGGCTGTATGTGGGGGCGCGGCGGCGGCTCATGGAGAGTCTGCGGGAGCGTGCCGACAGTCTGAAGGGTGAGTTGCAGCTGCTGGCCGAGCGGGCCGAGGAGCGTGCGGAGTGGGCGCGTAATGAGGAGCGGACCCGGATCGCCCGGGAGATGCACGATGTCGTCGCGCACCGGGTGAGCCTGATGGTCGTGCACGCGGCTGCCCTGCAGGCCGTGGCCCGGAAGGATCCCGAGAAGGCCGTCAAGAACGCCGCTCTGGTCGGTGACATGGGGCGGCAGGCGCTGACGGAGCTGCGCGAGATGCTCGGTGTGTTGCGGACGGGGGAGCCGACGCCGGCGGCGGGTGGCCGGCATGGGTCGGTGTCGGATGTGGTGCCGTTGGCCGCTGTGGGGTTCGCCGCGGCGGCTGCCGCCTCGCGTGCGGTGGATGAGGAGGGGCCGTCTCTGGCGGAGCTGGATGAGTTGGTGGGGCAGTCCCGTGAGGCGGGGATGGCTGTGGTGCTGTCCGTGGAGGGTGAGACGCGGGACTATGCGGCGGACGTCGAGCAGACCGCGTATCGGGTGGTGCAGGAGGCGTTGACGAACGTCCACAAGCATGCGGCGGGTGCCAAAACGTATGTGCGGCTGGCGCATCGGGGCGCGGAGATCGCGATGCAGGTGGAGAACGAGCCGCCGCCGGAGGCGGGCCCGGGGGATGCCCGGCTGCCCAGTGGGGGCAACGGCTTGGTGGGGATGAAGGAGCGGGTCACCGCGCTGGGCGGTGTGTTCGTGTCGGGTCCGACGGATGCGGGTGGCTTCCGGGTGTCGGCGGTGCTGCCCGCGGCCGCCGTGGTCGCGGGGCTCAGGGAAGAGGCCTAGGGGCTCGGGCCTCTCGTTCGGATCAGGACGGATCGGGCTGGATCAGCCCGGATCAGCCCGGATCAGGACGGATCAGGACGGGCCCGCCTTGAGGCGTTCCGGCTGGGTGCCCGACGCGAGGGTGGCGAGGGCCTCGTCGATGTGGGAGCCCAGGTACCAGTCGCCGCTGTGGTCGAGGCTGTAGACGCGGCCTTCCGCGTCGATCGCCAGGAGGGCCTGGGTCTCCGTCTCCTCTCCTATGGGGCAGACCTCGGTGTCGAGGGCGCGGCCCAGGTCGCCGAGGGTGCGGGCCAGGTGGAGGCCGTAGAGGGGATCCAGGTGCACGGAGGCGGGCGCTATGTGGCGGCCGGGGCCCTGCGGGGTGATGTGCAGTCCGCCGAACTCGGCCCAGGCCTCGACGGCGGCGGGGAAGACGGCGTGCTGGTGTCCCGCGGGTGAGGTGTGGCGGCGCAGGACGTCGGCCCAGATCTCGGCCTGCTTTATGTCCCAGCGTCCGGGGGTCCAGCCGGCGGCGCGCAGGGCGGCGTCGACGGGGACGGGGAAGCGGGGGGCGGCGACGGTCTGGTGGGCGTGCGCGGAGTTCTCGGTGTGCTGTTCGGTGTGCATGGGGCGGCCCTCGTTGCGGTTCGGGGTCAGCGGCTCGGTGATGGGGATCAGGATTCGGGGGTCTCGGGTTCCACGATCCGTACGCCGAAGTGCGCTGTGAGGGCGGTGCAGGAGCGGCAGGGGCGGGCGAAGCCGCCGTGCAGGGGGTCGCCGTCCTCGCGGATGCGGCGGGTGGTGAGTTTGGCGTGTTTGAGTGCCTTGCGGGCCTCGCCGTTCGTCATCGGTTTGCGTGCCGCGCGTTTGGATCGGCTTTTGTCGGCCGCCGTGAGGTGGCGCGAGATGAGGATGGCCTCGGCGCACCGGCCCGTGAAGCGTTCGCGCTGGCCGCTTGTGAGGGTGTCGAGGAAGTCCTGTACGAGTGGATGCAGGGCGGGTGGTTCCTCGCCGCGGCCCGCGGTGCAGGTGAGGGTCGCGCCGCGGACGGAGAGCGCGGCGGCGACGGTGGGAAGTATGCCGTCGCGGCGTTGGCGCAGCAGGGGTGCGTGTGCGGACGCGCTGCTCCAGCCGACGCGTGGATCTCCCGCGCCGGCGGGGCTCTCGGCGGTCGCCGAGGATGCTGTGGTGGCCGCCGTGTGGCCGGTCGTACCGGTCTGTGCCGTGTGCATGGTGGTGCTTCCCTCCCCGCAACTCGCGGTTGTGACCGCGTGTGCCACGCCCCCGCGTTGCGGTGACAGCCTGCCAAATGGGGCGGGTGGTGCGGAAGCTGGGGCACCGCGACACGCCTGGCTTTCGTCGCACGGTGACGGTCCGGTGGCTGCAGGTCATGGAACCGGAGGGCCGGTGACCGGTGTCGTCCTTGCGCATAGGCTGTCGACATCCGCAGACCGCGGAACGCAGGACGAAGCACGCAGAATCGCAGAATCCACGCACAGCGATCCGCTGAATCATTCACAGTGCCGCAGGGGGCAACCGCCATGACGACAGGTCGGCTGGGGCAGCAGGCCGCACCGCCGAACGCGGCCTATGCCGGGCAGGTCGTGCACTTCCCGGATCCGGTCCGGGCCACGCGCCATCCCAGAGGTGTGCGCGTGGACGAGCACGGCTATCCGGACTTCTCGGTCTACGCGCGTGCGGCCGCCGAGATCGCCGAGCCCCCGGAGGGCTTCGGTGTCGACGAGCTGCGCCTGACGGACTACGTCTCCGCGAACGCGGCGATGGCCGCGGCGGATCATGAGCTGTGGGACACGATTCCGCCGGTGGCGACCCCGCACGGCTGGACCTGGCACCACGTGCCGGGCGGCCGGCGTCTCGAACTGGTCCCGGTGGAGGTGAAGGCGCTCCTGCGGCATCACGGCGGGCTCGCCACGACGCCGGTGGACCAGAACAAGAGGGGTACGCGCCCGCTGCAGGAGACCCGTCCCGCGCATCTGGCGCTGCCGAAGTCGGCGGTCGCGGTGACCGAGCAGGAGGTGCTCGGTGCCGAGGAGGACCTGGGGTATCGGCTGCCCGGCGCCTACCGTTCCTTCCTGAAGGCGGCGGGCGGCTGCGCGCCGGTCGGTGCGGCGCTCGACGCGGAGCTCGGCCTCCTGATCGACCAGCCGTTCTTCACGGTGCGGGACGAGGCCGCGGTCAACGACCTGGTGTACGTGAACAAATGCCTGCGCGACCATCTCACCAAGGACTATCTGGCGGTCGGTTTCGTGCAGGGCGGTCTGCTGGCCGTGAAGGTCAAGGGTGACCAGATCGGTTCGGTGTGGTTCTGCGCGTACGACGACGCACGGGACGTCTCGGAGGCGGCTTCCTGGCCGCCCGCCGAGCGGGTGCAGCGGCTGCTGTTGCCGTGCGGTGATGACTTCGACGCGTTCTTGTCCCGGCTGGCGGGTAATCCGCCGGAGTTGGAGACCGTGGCGAACCTGATGGTGGACGGCGGCTTCGCGCGCGCCGTCCCGGTGGGGGAGTGACTTGGCGATGGTGACCTTCGCGCAGGCGCAGGAGCGCGCCGAGGAGTGGATCAACGGCGATGTGCCCGGCTACCAGCATCGTGAGGTGCGGGTGCGGGAGTTCGAGCTCGGTTTCGTCGTGTGGGCGGAGGACCGTGAGAACGGTCCGGTGTCCGACGGCGGCAGCCAGCGGCTCGTCATCGCGCGGGACAGCGGCGACGCCACGCTCTGGCCGGGTCTGCCGGTCGGCGAGGTGATCCGCCGGTACGAGGAGGAGTACGGCGCCCCGGATGTGACGCCGGAGGATGCGGCTCCTGCCCCGCCGGAGCGGGTCGACCTCAACCAGACGTCGTTCCTGTTGAGCCCACCGGAGTGGCTCCAGGAGGCGGCGGACAAGCTGGGCATTCCGGATCGCAGGGGGGACTCTGCTTCTGCGGCCGGTGCGGACGGCGGTGCGGCTTCTGTGGGCGGCGCGTCTTCCGCGTCCGCGTCTGCGACGTCTGCCGCGGCTGGTGTGTCTTCTCCGGGTGATGCGTCCAACGGGGGTTCCGGGTACGGGAGTCCGGCGCCTGCCGCGCCCGCCCCCGCGTCGGCTGCTCCCGAAGCGCCCGGTGGCGGTACGCCGTGGCCCGCTGCCGCGGATTCGGGTGCGCCTGCCGGTGCCACTCCGTGGGCCGGTACGGACACCAACGCGGATTCCGGCGACGACCGTTCGGTGCCCGCGCCCGCGACGGTCTTCGCGCCGCCGCTGGTCGGCGGTGACGATGACGACACCCCGCCGCCCGGTGTGGCACCGGAGGCCAAGACCGCGCTGATGCACGGCGGCAGCGGCCTTCCGTCGACGACGGTGGCGCCCGCGCTGGGC
This Streptomyces sp. NBC_01283 DNA region includes the following protein-coding sequences:
- the pth gene encoding aminoacyl-tRNA hydrolase, which produces MQMTTDPGAPWLIVGLGNPGPGYAMNRHNVGFMVADLLAERIGGSFKRSGRAQAQVLEGRIGPAGPASRRVVLAKPMSYMNVSGGPVTALRDFYKVPTANIVAVHDELDIDYGTLRLKLGGGDNGHNGLKSMTKAMGSDYHRVRFGIGRPPGRMQVADFVLKDFASAERKELGYFVDRAADAAEALVIEGLERAQSSYNS
- a CDS encoding 50S ribosomal protein L25/general stress protein Ctc produces the protein MSEVKLAAEARTEFGKGAARRIRRESKVPAVVYGHGADPVHITLPGHELHLALRTSNVLLALDIDGKKHLAIPKAVQRDAIKGFLKHVDLLLVRQGEKVTVDVFVHTEGELAPGGNLLEHVLNALPVEAEATHIPESVTVSIAGLEAGATILAKDIPLPSGTTLNVEDDVVVLQVLAAQAEEAAEETEGEGEGAEA
- a CDS encoding ribose-phosphate diphosphokinase, producing the protein MTGIKTTGEKKLMLFSGRAHPELAEEVAHKLGVGIVPTKAFDFANGEIYVRYQESARGADCFLIQSHTAPINKWIMEQLIMIDALKRASARSITVIVPFYGYARQDKKHRGREPISARMVADLMKTAGADRILTVDLHTDQIQGFFDGPVDHLFALPILADYVGAKVDRSKLTVVSPDAGRVRVADRWCDRLGAPLAIVHKRRDKDVANQVSVHEVVGDVKGRVCVLVDDMIDTGGTICAAADALFAHGAEDVIVTATHGVLSGPAADRLKNSKVSEFVFTDTLPDPGDLELDKITVLSIAPTIANAVREVFEDGSVTSLFDEQA
- the glmU gene encoding bifunctional UDP-N-acetylglucosamine diphosphorylase/glucosamine-1-phosphate N-acetyltransferase GlmU gives rise to the protein MSANSPAAVVVLAAGEGTRMKSATPKVLHEICGRSLIGHVLEAAYALSPERLVTVVGFAREKVVAHLGSIAPDVRTAYQSEQKGTGHAVRIGLDELGGAVDGTVIVVCGDTPLLTGATLQKLAATHTGDGNAVTVLTAEVPDATGYGRIVRDGESGAVTGIVEHKDATETQRLIREINSGVFAFDGQLLAKALGKVRTDNSQGEEYLTDVLGILREAGHRVGAAVAGDHEEIAGINNRVQLAEARRTLNDRLLTEAMLAGVTVVDPASTWIDATVTYEQDALVHPGTQLHGATHLGEGAEVGPNTRLTNTRVGAGARVDNTVAYDSEVGEQASVGPYAYLRPGTRLGVKAKAGTYVEMKNATIGEGTKVPHLSYVGDATIGDFSNIGAASVFVNYDGEAKHHTTVGSHCKTGSDNMFVAPVTVGDGAYTAAGSVITKDVPAGSLAVARGQQRNIEGWVARKRPGSAAARAAEAASGESRNSASGS
- a CDS encoding sensor histidine kinase; translation: MTTTGENQTKALTGPWWWERRRSAVLDVGLALASAAECGAEGITFARDTGIPTGVGIAFGVLAGASLVLRRRWPIAVVLISIAITPAQMGILLTVVGLYTLAASELPRRIIGSLAGMSLLGTLIVTLVRTRQDMESGDLGFAEGFIPFIAITTSIGLTAPPILLGLYVGARRRLMESLRERADSLKGELQLLAERAEERAEWARNEERTRIAREMHDVVAHRVSLMVVHAAALQAVARKDPEKAVKNAALVGDMGRQALTELREMLGVLRTGEPTPAAGGRHGSVSDVVPLAAVGFAAAAAASRAVDEEGPSLAELDELVGQSREAGMAVVLSVEGETRDYAADVEQTAYRVVQEALTNVHKHAAGAKTYVRLAHRGAEIAMQVENEPPPEAGPGDARLPSGGNGLVGMKERVTALGGVFVSGPTDAGGFRVSAVLPAAAVVAGLREEA
- a CDS encoding SUKH-3 domain-containing protein, encoding MHTEQHTENSAHAHQTVAAPRFPVPVDAALRAAGWTPGRWDIKQAEIWADVLRRHTSPAGHQHAVFPAAVEAWAEFGGLHITPQGPGRHIAPASVHLDPLYGLHLARTLGDLGRALDTEVCPIGEETETQALLAIDAEGRVYSLDHSGDWYLGSHIDEALATLASGTQPERLKAGPS
- a CDS encoding YwqJ-related putative deaminase → MHTAQTGTTGHTAATTASSATAESPAGAGDPRVGWSSASAHAPLLRQRRDGILPTVAAALSVRGATLTCTAGRGEEPPALHPLVQDFLDTLTSGQRERFTGRCAEAILISRHLTAADKSRSKRAARKPMTNGEARKALKHAKLTTRRIREDGDPLHGGFARPCRSCTALTAHFGVRIVEPETPES
- a CDS encoding SMI1/KNR4 family protein, which codes for MTTGRLGQQAAPPNAAYAGQVVHFPDPVRATRHPRGVRVDEHGYPDFSVYARAAAEIAEPPEGFGVDELRLTDYVSANAAMAAADHELWDTIPPVATPHGWTWHHVPGGRRLELVPVEVKALLRHHGGLATTPVDQNKRGTRPLQETRPAHLALPKSAVAVTEQEVLGAEEDLGYRLPGAYRSFLKAAGGCAPVGAALDAELGLLIDQPFFTVRDEAAVNDLVYVNKCLRDHLTKDYLAVGFVQGGLLAVKVKGDQIGSVWFCAYDDARDVSEAASWPPAERVQRLLLPCGDDFDAFLSRLAGNPPELETVANLMVDGGFARAVPVGE